A part of Fusobacterium simiae genomic DNA contains:
- a CDS encoding transposase, with protein MKEKKEVYKVKPLTEGKKNIIASLIEEYDIKTTEDIQEALKDLLGGTIKSMLEAEMDEHIGYEKYQHSDGTNYRNGTK; from the coding sequence ATGAAAGAAAAAAAAGAAGTTTACAAAGTAAAACCATTAACTGAAGGAAAGAAAAATATTATTGCTTCTTTAATTGAAGAATATGATATTAAAACTACTGAGGATATTCAAGAAGCTCTTAAAGACCTTTTAGGCGGAACTATTAAGTCTATGCTTGAAGCTGAGATGGATGAACATATTGGTTATGAAAAGTATCAGCATTCTGATGGTACTAATTATCGTAATGGAACTAAAA